In Novipirellula caenicola, the genomic stretch AAGATTCTGGCAAACGACTTTCTTCCACACGCGTTGTTTGCATATGAAAAAAACGCCGCGTTTTTGGATCAGGAGATAGGAAAGATCAAACGCGTGCTCGCGGGCGAGGAAGGCGTCTCGTTTACTCGTTCTCAACCGGCATCCAGACCTGCAGATTTTCCCGTTCGCAAACCCGTTCATACGTTTCCGTTGAATGAACATGTATGGCGACTTTATTCGATCTCCGATCAAAATTCCATTTGGGTTGGCGGCCACAATGAGAGCATCGAAATTGCTACCAATTCGGGAACCATTATTCGACGAGTGCCAATGGAGCGTCCGGAAGGACAAGAGGGAAACTTACCCGGTGGCAAATCCGGACATTCCTACAGCTACTATGGCGGTGATGGAGGAAACGTCATCGAGCGGGACATTCGAACGGGTCGCGTGACCGCCGAGGTCAAAACGCCGTTCCACGATGGCTTGAAATTCGGTGATCCGTTTCAGATTAGGAACTTAGGTGACGTGACAATGTGCGGGGACGACTCGCAGTGGTTGATCGCGTGTACCGCAGACGGCTCACTACATCGCGTCGCAATCCGATCAGGCGAACATCAAGTCGAACATCGCTTCAAAATCTCAAAAACAGGATTCATACATCCTGAAGTGTTGGGATCTCGAAGTAGTTCGTCGGTGTTAATCGAAGGCGTTGGTGAAGACGTACCGTTTGATTCCCCGCTATTTTTATGGGATCAATCCACGCAAGTACTGCAGACTATCGAGAAAGCGCCAACGATGGGATGGTCCGCTTTTTGGGGAACGCTCGCATTGAATTCGATGAACGGTTATTGCACCGTCTGGAATCTCGAGAACGTTCAAGAAATTGAACTTCCATGGCGGGACGAACCCATTATTACCGTTGCCTGCAACGACGACCAAACGATCTTGTATTTGCTGCGAAAGGACGGAGCAATCGACGTGGTCCGAGTTGATGATGGGGTTACCGCAGTCCCGCTGCGAAGGCTGGCACCCGCAGTCACAACCCCGCTGCAGGGATCCCTGACTGTTTGCGATGACGGTCGACACCTACTGTGGCATGTTAATCCAGTTGACGAAAAGATTTCCGATTTCCCCGAATCCACAAAGACGATCGTCGCCATCTACGAGGCGAATTAGGGCAAGGAAATCGATACTTCTGGCTGAACGCCACCCCTGGTTCCTACGGTTCATGACGGGGAACCCAATGAATTGCAGGCTCCCATCTGCCGACCGCAATACGACGAGGCGGGAGCCTCGAAATTAGTTTCGAGTAGGGCCGGTTCCACCGGCCGTCGTTGATGGCTCGTTGAAATCGGCACTACGTTCTGCTGGCTTAATTTGCAAGTAGATCCCAACCGAAACTCTTGGCGAGTTTCGCTACGACGGGCTTTGCTACGACGGGCATGGCTACGAAGAGTTTGGCTACAACAATTTCTGCTCTGCCGTGTTACGAGAGTTCGGCCAATTTTGCTGCCGCGTTATCGCATAACGAACGGGCTTCGGTCTCGGATTCCGCTTCGGCAATCAAACGCACGATCGGCTCGGTGTTGCTGCCGCGGACCAACAACCATTTGTCGGGCCATGCCAATCGCAACCCGTCTCCGGTGCTGGCGGTTGCGTCTTGGTGAGTTGCAATCAGGGCATCGAACAGCTTTGGCAGTTTGTCCGCAGAGACTTCGGCTTTGGATTTGTGGATGTGAAGCTTTGGCAACGCATCGGCAAGTTCCGCCAAACTTTTCCCTGTGGCGGTCATCAGATCCAAGACTTGGGCCATCCCGACAAAACTGTCGCGAACGTATCCGACTCGCGGATCGATGGGACCACCATTGCCTTCGCCGCCATATTTCGCCTGTTTCGCGATCATCATGTCGGCGACATTGGCTTCGCCGACACTGCTGCGAAACGACTCAACTCCTGACGCGGCAGCCAATCGCTCGCTCATTCCGCTGGTCGCTCCGTTGATCACGATGGCACCCCGCGTCGATTCGTGTTGCATCGCTCGCTGCACACAAAGCGCCAACGTGTATTCTTCGCCGATATAACGTCCGTTCGCGTCGACCAATGCCAAACGGTCGGCATCAGGATCCTGACAGAACCCGACGCTGCAGCCATGTTGGCGAACCTGATCGGCTATCCCCGTCAAATTGTCGGCTGTAGGTTCGGGAACATGCGCAAAATTGCCGTCTGGGGTGTCGCCGACAATCACCGCATCACACCCGAGGGCGGCGAGCAATCGTTTGCCCAGCAA encodes the following:
- the glmM gene encoding phosphoglucosamine mutase, yielding MSNLIISVSGLRGIVGESFTPDVAVRFVGAYASKLPAGPIVVGRDGRSSGIMLKQAIIAALTACGRDCIDADVAATPTVGVLVRTRNAAGAVQISASHNPPPYNGIKLFGPDGRVLDAVTGASIRDAYLAGEADWCSFDKIGSATSDADPHADHLDMVLRTVDVAAIAKAKHRVLLDSNHGAGGLLGKRLLAALGCDAVIVGDTPDGNFAHVPEPTADNLTGIADQVRQHGCSVGFCQDPDADRLALVDANGRYIGEEYTLALCVQRAMQHESTRGAIVINGATSGMSERLAAASGVESFRSSVGEANVADMMIAKQAKYGGEGNGGPIDPRVGYVRDSFVGMAQVLDLMTATGKSLAELADALPKLHIHKSKAEVSADKLPKLFDALIATHQDATASTGDGLRLAWPDKWLLVRGSNTEPIVRLIAEAESETEARSLCDNAAAKLAELS